A DNA window from Niabella yanshanensis contains the following coding sequences:
- a CDS encoding nucleoside permease, translated as MKSTTRAQLSVMMFLQFFIWGAWFVTLGTFLGTNLQANGLEIANVFSTQSWGAIIAPFIIGLIADRFFNAERILAVLHLAGAVLMYMMFNAENVAVFYPYVFIYMVLYMPTLALVNSVSFRQMKNPEKEFSFIRVFGTLGWIIAGLIISLLDWDNSNAETGALKNTFMMAAIASAALGLFSFTLPKTPPVKNAEGNKSFTQIIGLDALSLLKDKNFLTFFIASVLICIPLAFYYQNANPFLTAVGLENPTAKMAIGQGSELLFLLLIPFLFKRFGFKNTILIGMLAWAVRYLLFAYGNAGELSFMLIIGIALHGICYDFFFVSGQIYTDAKAGEKYKSSAQGLITLATYGVGMLIGFWVAGFVTEHYKTASPADSFWQNVWLVPAGIAAVVCFLFSVIFRNDKKTATNA; from the coding sequence ATGAAGTCCACAACACGAGCCCAACTCTCCGTAATGATGTTTCTCCAGTTCTTCATCTGGGGAGCCTGGTTTGTAACCTTAGGGACTTTTTTAGGTACCAATCTTCAAGCAAATGGGTTGGAAATTGCTAACGTATTTTCCACCCAATCATGGGGTGCTATCATTGCGCCTTTTATTATTGGCTTAATTGCAGACCGTTTTTTTAATGCCGAAAGAATTCTGGCAGTTTTGCATTTGGCGGGGGCGGTTCTGATGTATATGATGTTCAATGCAGAAAATGTTGCTGTATTTTATCCGTATGTATTTATATACATGGTGTTGTATATGCCCACCCTTGCCCTAGTAAACTCAGTCTCTTTCAGGCAAATGAAAAACCCCGAAAAGGAATTTTCATTTATAAGAGTATTTGGAACATTAGGCTGGATCATAGCTGGTCTTATCATCAGCTTGCTTGACTGGGATAACAGCAATGCGGAAACCGGTGCATTAAAAAACACATTTATGATGGCGGCTATTGCTTCCGCAGCATTAGGATTATTTAGCTTTACTTTACCGAAAACACCCCCTGTAAAAAATGCTGAAGGCAACAAATCATTTACTCAGATAATTGGATTAGATGCGTTGAGCTTATTAAAGGATAAAAATTTCCTGACATTTTTCATTGCATCAGTGTTAATATGTATTCCCCTGGCGTTTTATTATCAAAATGCCAATCCGTTTCTTACAGCTGTCGGCCTTGAAAATCCTACCGCAAAAATGGCAATCGGCCAGGGTTCCGAATTATTATTCCTTTTACTGATTCCATTCTTATTTAAACGATTTGGCTTTAAGAACACCATTTTGATAGGTATGTTAGCGTGGGCGGTAAGATATTTACTTTTTGCGTATGGCAATGCCGGCGAATTATCTTTTATGCTAATCATAGGTATTGCCTTACACGGTATTTGTTATGATTTCTTTTTTGTATCAGGACAAATTTATACAGATGCCAAAGCAGGCGAAAAATATAAAAGTTCTGCCCAAGGGTTGATAACACTGGCTACCTATGGCGTAGGTATGTTGATTGGCTTTTGGGTAGCGGGTTTCGTAACCGAACATTACAAAACTGCATCCCCGGCTGACAGCTTCTGGCAAAATGTGTGGCTGGTACCCGCTGGTATTGCCGCAGTGGTTTGCTTCCTGTTTTCGGTAATTTTCAGAAACGATAAAAAAACAGCTACTAATGCATAG
- a CDS encoding MFS transporter: MKTINRSQLFTASCLALLVTSLSFGIRAGILNKLGVDFGLDKGELGTIAATAFWGFPLAVIIGGLIVDVLGMKKLLVFAFLFHLIGILLTIFAGKFGNPFWSLFFSTLLIGIANGTVEAACNPLVTALFPENKTTKLNHFHLWFPGGIVLGTLIVYFFDKIALGWQIQVAIMIIPALIYGFLFAKQDFPVTERVANGISTGEMYKSLANPLFLFMIICMFGTAITELFTGQWIDVLLRNVTDNALLVLTVSTGVMVIGRAFAGPIVEKLAPQGVLLMSAILATLGLYLLGNTSGNMIFAGALVFGAGVCYFWPTMLGFVAEYLPKTGAVGLNLMGGAGMFAVSIYMMFMGGVYDKYIAEKLPQGADMKLYNSAEATEEMKTALNEANKAAGPEIINTTLIIPVILIAAFIGLNLYMRKRRQLAL; this comes from the coding sequence ATGAAAACAATTAACAGGTCCCAACTATTTACAGCAAGTTGCCTTGCATTATTGGTAACCTCTCTATCATTTGGCATACGGGCCGGTATTTTAAATAAACTGGGAGTAGACTTTGGGCTGGATAAGGGGGAACTGGGTACCATTGCCGCCACAGCATTCTGGGGATTTCCTCTTGCTGTCATAATCGGCGGGCTGATTGTTGATGTGCTGGGTATGAAAAAGCTGTTAGTTTTTGCTTTTTTATTTCATTTAATTGGTATCCTGCTCACCATTTTCGCCGGCAAATTCGGTAACCCCTTCTGGTCGCTGTTTTTTTCAACCCTGCTGATAGGTATTGCTAACGGAACGGTAGAAGCGGCCTGTAATCCGTTGGTTACAGCCCTTTTCCCCGAAAACAAAACAACCAAACTCAATCATTTCCATTTGTGGTTTCCCGGGGGCATCGTGCTGGGCACACTTATCGTCTACTTCTTCGATAAAATTGCATTGGGCTGGCAGATTCAGGTAGCTATAATGATTATCCCGGCACTTATTTATGGCTTTTTATTCGCAAAGCAGGATTTCCCTGTTACGGAAAGAGTTGCCAATGGTATCTCTACCGGTGAAATGTATAAATCGCTTGCCAATCCACTCTTTCTATTTATGATCATTTGCATGTTTGGTACTGCAATTACAGAGTTATTTACCGGCCAATGGATTGATGTTTTGCTCAGAAATGTAACGGATAATGCATTATTGGTGCTAACGGTATCCACCGGTGTAATGGTAATAGGGCGGGCTTTTGCGGGGCCTATTGTAGAAAAACTGGCGCCACAGGGAGTATTGTTAATGTCTGCAATACTGGCTACCCTGGGTTTATATCTTTTGGGTAACACCAGCGGTAATATGATTTTCGCAGGGGCTTTGGTATTTGGTGCCGGTGTTTGTTATTTCTGGCCAACCATGTTGGGATTTGTAGCCGAATACCTTCCTAAAACCGGCGCTGTAGGATTGAACCTTATGGGAGGTGCCGGTATGTTCGCCGTATCTATTTATATGATGTTTATGGGCGGGGTTTATGATAAATATATTGCGGAGAAACTACCTCAGGGCGCCGACATGAAATTGTATAATTCGGCCGAAGCTACGGAAGAAATGAAAACTGCCCTGAATGAAGCGAATAAGGCAGCCGGACCCGAAATCATTAATACAACTTTAATAATTCCCGTAATTCTAATAGCGGCTTTTATAGGCCTTAACCTATATATGCGCAAAAGAAGACAACTGGCGTTGTAA
- a CDS encoding CTP synthase, with the protein MAKYIFVTGGVTSSLGKGIIAASLAKLLQARGFRVTIQKFDPYINIDPGTLNPYEHGECYVTEDGAETDLDLGHYERFLNIFTSQANNVTTGRIYQTVINKEREGAYLGKTVQVVPHITNEIKRRMMELGTTGEYDIVITEIGGTIGDIESLPFVEAIRQLQWELPEEDTVVIHLTYIPYLKAAKELKTKPTQHSVRMLSQEGVSPDIIVCRTEKPLTPELKRKIALFCNVKQEAVIEATDQSTIYEVPLAMLREKLDLTCLKKMNMADYPEPELSKWRTFLDKLKYPKTVVRIGLIGKYLELQDAYKSILEAFVHAGAVNECQVQIVNVHSEYITDENVEEKLAGLEGLLVAPGFGLRGIEGKITAVKYARENGLPFFGICLGMQMAAIEFARNVLGLKEANSTEMDENASEPVIALMEEQKEVTEKGGTMRLGSYACSVKPGSLAHTIYGAENITERHRHRWEFNNKYLDAFENAGMVASGKNPDSGLVEVIELPTHPFFIGVQYHPELKSTVENPQPIFVHFVKAAMAYSSVNPQDRKVELAKI; encoded by the coding sequence ATGGCCAAGTATATTTTTGTTACGGGCGGCGTAACATCTTCTTTAGGTAAGGGAATTATTGCAGCCTCTTTAGCCAAGCTGTTGCAGGCAAGAGGTTTCAGGGTTACCATCCAGAAGTTTGATCCATATATTAATATAGATCCCGGCACCCTTAATCCTTACGAGCATGGCGAGTGCTATGTTACCGAAGATGGCGCCGAAACAGACCTGGACCTTGGTCACTATGAGCGTTTTTTGAATATTTTCACCTCGCAGGCCAATAACGTAACCACGGGCCGTATTTATCAAACCGTTATTAATAAGGAAAGAGAAGGCGCTTACCTGGGTAAAACCGTGCAGGTGGTACCGCATATTACCAATGAGATCAAGCGCCGGATGATGGAGCTGGGCACTACGGGGGAGTATGATATTGTGATTACCGAGATCGGGGGTACTATCGGCGACATTGAGAGTCTGCCATTTGTGGAAGCTATCCGCCAGTTGCAATGGGAGCTGCCCGAAGAAGATACGGTTGTGATACACCTGACTTATATCCCCTACCTGAAAGCAGCAAAGGAATTAAAAACCAAGCCTACCCAGCATAGCGTAAGAATGTTAAGCCAGGAAGGTGTGAGCCCGGATATTATTGTGTGCAGGACAGAAAAGCCATTAACTCCTGAGCTAAAAAGAAAGATAGCCCTGTTCTGTAATGTAAAGCAGGAAGCTGTGATCGAAGCAACGGATCAGTCAACAATCTACGAAGTTCCGTTGGCCATGTTGCGTGAAAAACTGGACCTGACCTGTTTGAAAAAAATGAACATGGCAGATTACCCCGAACCCGAACTTTCCAAATGGCGCACTTTCCTGGATAAATTAAAGTATCCCAAAACAGTTGTACGTATTGGCCTGATTGGTAAGTATCTTGAGCTTCAGGATGCCTACAAATCTATTCTGGAAGCGTTTGTACATGCGGGCGCCGTAAACGAATGCCAGGTGCAGATCGTAAATGTACACAGCGAGTATATTACCGATGAGAATGTAGAAGAAAAACTGGCGGGCCTGGAAGGACTACTGGTAGCTCCCGGCTTTGGACTAAGAGGGATTGAGGGAAAAATTACTGCGGTAAAATATGCCCGTGAAAATGGCCTGCCTTTCTTCGGAATCTGTTTAGGCATGCAAATGGCGGCTATTGAATTTGCCAGAAATGTATTAGGTCTGAAAGAAGCTAATTCTACTGAAATGGATGAAAATGCTTCAGAGCCCGTTATCGCATTAATGGAAGAGCAAAAAGAAGTAACCGAAAAAGGCGGTACCATGCGATTAGGTTCTTATGCCTGCTCGGTAAAACCTGGCAGCCTCGCACATACTATTTATGGCGCTGAAAACATTACAGAAAGGCACCGGCATCGCTGGGAATTTAATAACAAATACCTGGATGCATTTGAGAACGCAGGTATGGTGGCCAGCGGTAAAAACCCCGATAGCGGGCTGGTAGAAGTAATCGAACTGCCTACACATCCTTTCTTCATAGGAGTGCAATACCACCCCGAATTAAAAAGTACGGTAGAGAACCCCCAACCCATTTTTGTACATTTTGTAAAGGCTGCTATGGCTTATAGCTCGGTTAATCCACAGGACCGTAAAGTGGAATTAGCTAAAATTTAA
- the proC gene encoding pyrroline-5-carboxylate reductase, which produces MSQKIAIIGGGNLGTAIAQGLIKSDFCNPADITITKRNLSTLKGELPKTVKITDDNVKAASDSDVIILAVKPFQVEGVMKTIAPVLTKKQVLISVITGVTVSDLKEMAQIELPVFRAMPNTAVAIQESMTCISYDNATDKQVQTVTKMFNTVGKVAVIDDKLMDAATVLGACGTAFALRYVRANIQGGIEIGFDAKTASLIAAQTVKGAAELLLSNNTHPEQEIDKVTTPKGCTIVGLNEMEHRGFSSSLIRGVITSYKKIAKD; this is translated from the coding sequence GTGTCACAAAAAATAGCCATTATAGGCGGAGGAAACTTAGGTACCGCTATAGCACAGGGATTAATCAAAAGTGATTTCTGCAATCCGGCAGACATTACCATTACCAAAAGAAATCTATCTACCCTGAAAGGTGAATTACCCAAAACCGTTAAGATCACTGATGACAATGTAAAAGCAGCTTCGGACAGCGATGTGATCATTCTGGCGGTAAAGCCTTTCCAGGTAGAAGGGGTTATGAAAACCATCGCCCCCGTATTAACTAAAAAACAGGTTTTAATTTCGGTTATTACCGGTGTAACCGTCAGCGACCTGAAAGAAATGGCACAGATTGAGTTACCTGTGTTCCGCGCCATGCCCAACACGGCGGTTGCCATACAGGAAAGCATGACCTGTATCAGCTACGATAATGCCACCGACAAACAGGTGCAAACCGTAACTAAAATGTTCAATACCGTTGGAAAAGTGGCTGTTATTGATGACAAACTGATGGATGCCGCTACGGTATTGGGCGCCTGCGGCACCGCATTTGCCCTTCGTTATGTGAGAGCTAATATACAGGGAGGCATAGAAATTGGCTTCGATGCTAAAACAGCCAGCCTTATCGCCGCTCAAACGGTAAAAGGAGCGGCAGAACTGCTGCTTTCCAACAACACGCATCCTGAGCAGGAAATCGATAAGGTTACTACCCCCAAGGGCTGTACCATTGTAGGCTTAAATGAAATGGAGCACAGGGGCTTTAGCTCTTCATTGATCCGCGGTGTGATTACCAGCTATAAGAAAATCGCGAAAGATTAA
- a CDS encoding glutamine synthetase III family protein, whose product MSLRISALSNIPATTDELGKITPKITTVFGSHVFNLKTAREYLSDDAYKSIVASIKSGQKIDRNVASNIANGMRAWAESKGVTHFTHWFQPLTGTTAEKHDSFFTLKSDGTPIEEFDGAALIQQEPDASSFPNGGLRATFEARGYTGWDPSSPPFIIEIGHGRTLCIPTIFISYTGESLDYKAPLLKSIDLLNKAAVDVCNFFDRNVTRVNVTLGWEQEYFVVDDGLFRARPDLVMCGRTLYGHNSAKNQQLEDHYFGSIPERVYAFMRDFENECYKLGIPLRTRHNEVAPAQFECAPIFEEANLAVDHNTLLMDVMSRISIRHGLRVLLHEKPFAGINGSGKHNNWSLSTDTGVNLLAPGKTPKTNLMFLTFFVNAIKAVHDYADVLRASIASAPNDHRLGANEAPPAIISVFIGEYLTKVLNDIKQRVSGDMDEQDESMLKLDIHKNIPDLLLDNTDRNRTSPFAFTGNKFEFRAVGSTANCASPMTVLNTIMAQTLKNFKADVDGLIEKGEKKEIAIMQVINDYIVSSEKILFEGDGYSEAWEKEAEKRGLPNLKTTPLALDAMVNEKNTKLFVENGIYSHSELHARHEIELEKYIKKVQIEGRIMGEMATSMILPPAIRYQNLLAKNIKGLKEAGLTEEAYANQKQILDKISEHINKASDLVEKMIGARKIANAIEDTRTKAIAYESQVKAAFFDQIRYHADKLELLVDDKEWYLPKYRELLFLR is encoded by the coding sequence ATGTCTTTAAGAATTTCTGCACTTTCGAACATTCCGGCTACAACAGATGAGTTGGGAAAGATTACGCCAAAAATAACCACTGTATTTGGCTCGCATGTATTTAACCTAAAAACTGCAAGAGAGTATTTAAGCGATGACGCTTATAAAAGTATTGTTGCTTCAATCAAATCAGGACAGAAAATAGACAGAAACGTAGCTTCTAACATCGCTAATGGTATGCGTGCCTGGGCAGAAAGCAAAGGTGTTACACACTTTACGCATTGGTTTCAACCGCTTACCGGTACTACTGCTGAAAAGCATGATTCGTTTTTTACATTGAAGAGTGATGGTACGCCTATTGAAGAGTTTGATGGCGCTGCATTGATTCAGCAGGAGCCTGATGCGTCTTCTTTCCCTAATGGTGGCCTGCGTGCTACTTTTGAGGCAAGAGGCTATACGGGTTGGGATCCTTCTTCTCCGCCGTTCATTATTGAAATTGGTCATGGCCGTACACTTTGTATTCCTACCATTTTTATTTCATACACTGGTGAGTCGTTAGACTATAAAGCGCCTTTATTAAAATCTATCGATCTGTTGAACAAAGCGGCGGTAGATGTTTGTAACTTTTTTGACAGGAACGTAACCCGGGTTAATGTTACTTTAGGCTGGGAGCAGGAATATTTTGTTGTGGACGATGGTTTATTCCGTGCAAGACCTGACCTGGTAATGTGTGGCCGTACTTTATATGGACATAACTCCGCTAAAAACCAGCAATTAGAAGATCACTATTTCGGATCTATTCCTGAAAGAGTGTATGCTTTTATGCGCGATTTCGAAAATGAGTGCTATAAATTAGGTATTCCTTTAAGAACCCGTCATAACGAGGTAGCGCCTGCTCAGTTTGAGTGTGCGCCTATCTTTGAAGAGGCAAACCTGGCGGTTGACCATAACACTTTGTTGATGGATGTAATGAGCCGTATTTCCATCAGGCATGGCTTACGTGTATTATTGCACGAAAAACCATTTGCCGGTATCAATGGTAGCGGTAAACACAATAACTGGAGTTTATCTACTGACACAGGCGTTAATTTATTAGCCCCTGGTAAAACTCCAAAAACCAATTTGATGTTCCTTACATTCTTTGTAAACGCCATCAAAGCGGTTCATGATTATGCTGATGTATTAAGAGCGTCTATTGCTTCTGCACCTAATGATCACAGGTTAGGAGCCAACGAAGCACCTCCTGCTATTATTTCTGTATTTATTGGTGAGTACCTGACTAAGGTATTGAACGATATCAAGCAGCGTGTAAGCGGCGACATGGACGAGCAGGATGAAAGCATGCTGAAATTGGATATTCATAAAAATATTCCTGATCTTTTATTAGATAATACCGATCGTAACCGTACTTCTCCATTTGCGTTTACTGGTAACAAGTTTGAGTTCAGGGCGGTAGGTTCTACTGCTAACTGCGCGAGCCCGATGACGGTGTTGAACACGATCATGGCGCAAACGCTGAAAAACTTTAAAGCAGATGTAGACGGATTAATTGAGAAAGGAGAGAAGAAAGAGATCGCTATTATGCAGGTAATCAATGATTATATTGTAAGCAGCGAAAAAATATTGTTTGAAGGTGATGGTTACAGCGAAGCGTGGGAAAAAGAAGCAGAGAAAAGAGGTCTTCCCAACCTGAAAACAACACCTTTGGCTTTAGATGCGATGGTAAACGAAAAAAATACCAAGCTGTTTGTTGAGAATGGTATCTACAGTCATTCTGAGCTTCACGCGAGACACGAGATCGAGCTGGAAAAATACATTAAGAAAGTACAGATCGAAGGTCGTATCATGGGTGAAATGGCTACCAGTATGATCCTGCCTCCGGCGATCCGTTATCAGAACCTGCTGGCTAAAAATATCAAAGGCTTAAAAGAAGCAGGTTTAACTGAAGAAGCCTATGCCAATCAAAAACAGATCTTAGACAAAATCTCTGAGCATATTAACAAAGCCAGCGACCTGGTTGAGAAAATGATCGGAGCCCGTAAAATAGCCAATGCTATTGAAGATACACGTACAAAGGCTATCGCTTACGAAAGCCAGGTGAAAGCTGCATTCTTTGATCAGATCCGCTACCACGCTGATAAATTGGAGCTGCTGGTTGATGATAAAGAATGGTACCTGCCTAAATATCGCGAGTTATTGTTCTTGCGCTAA
- a CDS encoding NAD(P)-dependent oxidoreductase encodes MIKIGIIKEEKIPADNRVALTPDQCRWLLSHNNQLSIVVQPSAIRCFQDAEYERAGAILSDDLQDCSILLGIKEAAVDSLIEDKTYLFFSHTRKKQPHNRNLLKAILQKNITLIDYECLEHDDGQRIIGFGFFAGIVGAHNGIMAYGKRTGLYELERVFKQKNFKELIHSYFGLKLPNIKVAVTGSGRVAHGLIEIMNLLGLHEVEPDDYLKRRFTYPVYTQLKGKDLYEHEVTGNYSREDFHQHPQNYQSKFLPYASQTDILLNGVYWEEGIPRLFRKEHISQPDFIIQTIADISDDKGGSVPINMGSATIEAPVYGIDKTSRKQTAPYEHNAIDIMAVSNLPNELPRDASRYFGEQLIKYVWDDLVKGGNAIIQRATIASGGRLTQHFAYLQDYVADK; translated from the coding sequence ATGATTAAAATTGGCATCATTAAAGAAGAAAAGATACCTGCCGACAACCGCGTGGCTTTAACACCCGATCAGTGTAGGTGGCTCCTGTCTCATAACAACCAGTTGTCCATAGTTGTTCAACCTTCCGCAATACGATGTTTCCAGGATGCAGAATATGAGCGGGCTGGCGCCATATTATCAGATGATCTGCAAGACTGTTCTATTCTTTTAGGTATCAAGGAAGCTGCTGTTGATAGCCTAATTGAAGATAAGACTTACCTGTTCTTCTCTCATACCCGCAAAAAGCAACCCCATAACCGCAACCTGTTAAAAGCTATCCTGCAAAAAAACATCACCCTGATCGATTATGAGTGCCTGGAGCACGACGATGGTCAGCGTATCATCGGCTTCGGTTTTTTTGCAGGCATTGTAGGCGCTCATAATGGCATCATGGCCTATGGCAAAAGAACCGGATTATATGAATTGGAAAGGGTTTTTAAACAGAAAAACTTCAAAGAATTAATACATAGTTATTTTGGACTGAAGCTACCCAATATAAAGGTGGCAGTAACCGGTAGCGGCCGTGTAGCACATGGCCTTATCGAGATCATGAACCTGCTGGGATTGCATGAAGTAGAGCCGGATGACTATTTAAAAAGGCGGTTTACCTACCCGGTGTATACGCAGCTAAAAGGCAAGGACCTTTATGAACACGAGGTCACGGGCAATTATAGCCGCGAAGATTTTCATCAGCATCCACAGAATTATCAAAGCAAATTTTTACCTTATGCCAGCCAGACTGATATTTTGTTAAACGGTGTTTATTGGGAAGAAGGGATCCCCAGGCTTTTCAGGAAAGAACATATATCGCAACCCGATTTTATTATTCAAACCATTGCAGATATCTCTGACGATAAAGGAGGTTCTGTGCCTATTAATATGGGCAGCGCTACTATCGAAGCGCCTGTTTATGGTATCGATAAAACATCCCGTAAGCAAACAGCACCGTATGAACACAACGCTATAGATATAATGGCGGTAAGCAACCTGCCCAACGAACTACCGCGGGATGCCAGCCGCTATTTTGGAGAACAATTGATTAAATATGTTTGGGACGACCTGGTAAAGGGCGGAAATGCCATTATTCAACGAGCCACTATTGCATCCGGGGGCAGACTGACCCAACACTTTGCCTACCTGCAGGACTATGTAGCTGACAAATGA
- a CDS encoding fibronectin type III domain-containing protein, whose protein sequence is MAVIQLLPGGAGGVSFSGQLIAPVNNRLLAIVSVANYISLTIEGYIVAHPYLYTDFRDKTGVSFNSATEVVEYIQYNFVEGSAMQKLAKPELTIGAITQSSIEAEWTNVASAQNYVLQYSTGSGFDNAVTAYTGADLSDVIEGLNAQTFYNIRVKAIADGYTDSDWAIQMNIETLEGEDALSLGTTTALYQVLNWLPVSGAYVYQLRRSATSSMAVYETLYTGKELTYKDNTVMPGSDNYYQVVPMAANTTFSPSNILLADIPNLTGNVYEVGTSTPGTHQVPIDGADFWPNGASAPVTLQPGDTIEIISNNYYIIDVKNINIAGDLPLLIRPKVPGGVIFDGQGYTLVLDALDNVRVTGIQFANNPLNCVEVKSALHNVILDHLTFNNINEGIRWTNTLGSIVYNPSDPTTYCSNVQISHIIANNVGQVVNTSYTAGIAGGSITGLVRDLTFSSCSVINAPEAGAVLSLSCVDNAKVHDNYFENINLDLTNHTCICLFKGPGQWFSNKAKNVQGQMVRFWPSKYSSAIAGLLVYNNIHYNTPMYGMFEIQVVEADYTSPAFIPIDGALFENNSGGLFNTTNYSFAGRFLDIYDKAYYGDLIVNHNLMFANQDDQWYQLGLPDSETGNEYFATAALAVDNTTDFHSLHTGTGASL, encoded by the coding sequence ATGGCAGTAATCCAACTTTTACCCGGTGGGGCAGGAGGCGTAAGCTTCAGCGGGCAGCTAATCGCACCGGTCAACAATCGCCTGCTTGCAATCGTCAGCGTAGCCAATTATATCTCTTTGACCATTGAAGGGTATATCGTCGCGCATCCCTATCTCTATACCGATTTTAGAGATAAGACAGGTGTAAGCTTTAATAGTGCCACGGAGGTGGTAGAATATATACAATATAACTTTGTGGAGGGCTCGGCAATGCAAAAACTCGCTAAACCCGAGCTGACTATCGGTGCCATTACGCAAAGCTCCATAGAGGCGGAATGGACCAATGTAGCGTCTGCTCAAAATTATGTACTTCAGTATAGCACGGGTAGTGGGTTTGACAACGCGGTAACAGCTTATACCGGCGCCGACTTGTCCGATGTTATCGAAGGATTGAACGCGCAGACTTTTTACAATATCAGAGTTAAAGCGATTGCGGATGGATATACGGATAGTGATTGGGCGATCCAAATGAATATTGAAACCCTGGAAGGCGAAGACGCGTTATCGTTGGGAACGACAACAGCATTGTACCAGGTACTGAATTGGTTGCCCGTTTCAGGCGCCTACGTCTACCAGTTAAGGAGATCCGCAACTTCATCAATGGCAGTTTATGAAACCTTGTATACCGGCAAAGAACTGACTTATAAAGATAATACGGTAATGCCCGGTAGCGACAATTACTACCAGGTCGTACCTATGGCTGCCAATACAACCTTCTCACCATCAAATATCCTGCTAGCAGACATACCCAACCTGACGGGCAATGTATATGAAGTAGGAACAAGTACCCCGGGTACCCACCAGGTTCCTATTGATGGCGCCGACTTCTGGCCGAATGGCGCCTCTGCCCCGGTTACTCTGCAACCCGGAGATACTATTGAAATCATCTCGAACAATTATTACATCATCGATGTGAAGAATATCAATATAGCAGGCGATCTGCCTCTTTTGATCCGTCCTAAAGTGCCGGGTGGTGTTATCTTCGACGGTCAGGGCTATACCCTAGTGCTGGATGCATTAGATAATGTAAGAGTTACTGGGATACAGTTTGCGAACAATCCTCTGAACTGTGTAGAAGTAAAATCAGCCCTACATAATGTTATTCTGGATCATCTCACCTTTAATAACATTAACGAAGGGATACGCTGGACCAATACACTCGGCAGTATTGTATATAATCCATCCGATCCCACTACTTATTGTAGTAATGTGCAAATTTCACATATAATCGCTAATAACGTAGGACAGGTGGTGAATACGTCCTATACAGCGGGCATTGCCGGCGGCAGCATTACTGGACTCGTAAGGGATCTTACCTTCTCTTCCTGCAGTGTCATTAATGCACCGGAAGCGGGAGCGGTTCTATCGCTGTCTTGTGTGGATAATGCAAAAGTGCATGACAACTATTTTGAAAACATTAACCTGGACCTAACCAACCATACCTGCATCTGCCTGTTTAAAGGACCCGGTCAGTGGTTCTCCAATAAGGCTAAAAATGTGCAAGGACAAATGGTACGTTTCTGGCCTAGTAAATATTCGTCGGCTATTGCAGGGCTGCTGGTTTATAACAATATTCACTACAATACACCTATGTATGGCATGTTTGAGATCCAGGTAGTGGAAGCTGATTATACTTCACCTGCCTTTATTCCCATAGACGGTGCACTCTTCGAAAACAATTCGGGTGGTCTTTTCAATACAACGAATTATTCCTTTGCCGGCCGGTTCCTGGATATATATGATAAAGCTTATTATGGAGATCTAATCGTAAATCATAACCTGATGTTCGCCAACCAGGATGATCAGTGGTATCAGTTAGGACTGCCTGACAGTGAAACCGGTAATGAATACTTCGCTACGGCCGCGTTGGCGGTAGACAATACGACGGACTTTCATAGCCTGCATACAGGCACAGGAGCCTCGCTGTAA